Proteins encoded together in one Rhodospirillaceae bacterium window:
- a CDS encoding DUF1109 family protein codes for MKTDDLIASLVADQESPPASPRRTFAYAAPPALLVAFLIFMSFLDMRPDLGDALQTWRYLFKVLVSASIAAFGLMLLFRLARPQHGLATDGKWLALALAPLALSLILEIVMLPMDRWSASAMGFNPEYCVTLVPLIGLVPLAAALVTLRHGAPQSPTGAGAIAGFAAGGIGAFIYALHCDNDSPFYVAIWYMAAVGILTLVGTIAGRFYLRW; via the coding sequence ATGAAGACCGACGACCTCATCGCCAGCCTGGTGGCTGACCAGGAAAGCCCACCCGCATCGCCCCGGCGCACCTTTGCCTATGCGGCACCGCCGGCCTTGCTGGTCGCCTTCCTCATCTTCATGTCCTTCCTCGACATGCGGCCGGATCTCGGCGATGCCCTGCAAACCTGGCGCTATCTCTTCAAGGTACTGGTCAGCGCGAGCATCGCGGCCTTCGGCCTGATGCTGCTGTTCCGCCTGGCTCGGCCGCAGCATGGTCTCGCCACCGACGGCAAATGGCTGGCCCTCGCCTTGGCGCCGCTGGCCTTGAGCCTGATACTTGAAATCGTCATGCTGCCCATGGACCGCTGGTCCGCAAGCGCCATGGGCTTCAACCCGGAATATTGCGTGACCCTGGTGCCGCTGATCGGCCTCGTTCCGCTGGCGGCGGCGCTGGTGACGCTCCGTCACGGCGCGCCGCAATCCCCGACGGGAGCCGGCGCCATCGCTGGCTTCGCCGCCGGCGGGATCGGCGCCTTCATCTATGCCCTGCACTGCGACAACGATTCCCCCTTCTATGTCGCCATCTGGTACATGGCGGCCGTCGGCATCCTGACGCTGGTGGGGACGATCGCCGGCCGGTTCTATCTGCGCTGGTAG
- a CDS encoding sigma-70 family RNA polymerase sigma factor, which yields MSDLEDELASWMRAAQAGDAAAYRRLLSALADMLRRWVRRELARQGYEIAEAEDIVQETLLAIHLKRASWDADRAILPWLRAVTRHKLIDNLRRRGRRIMVPVDDVLETLAAPEPERSLSTEALDRHLATLPPGQSQVVRAISIDGLSPTETAQRLSLSEGAVRVALHRGLAALAAAARRSET from the coding sequence GTGAGCGATTTGGAAGACGAACTGGCCAGTTGGATGCGCGCGGCCCAGGCAGGCGATGCTGCGGCCTATCGCCGGTTGCTGAGCGCTCTCGCCGACATGCTGCGCCGCTGGGTACGACGGGAACTGGCACGCCAGGGTTACGAAATCGCGGAAGCAGAGGATATCGTGCAGGAGACGTTGCTGGCCATTCATCTGAAACGGGCAAGCTGGGATGCGGACCGGGCGATCCTGCCCTGGCTGCGGGCCGTGACGCGCCACAAGCTCATCGACAATCTGCGCCGGCGCGGCCGCCGCATCATGGTGCCGGTCGACGACGTGCTGGAGACGCTGGCGGCACCCGAACCGGAACGGAGCTTGTCCACCGAGGCGCTCGACCGGCACCTCGCCACCTTGCCTCCGGGCCAGTCGCAGGTGGTGCGCGCTATCTCGATTGATGGCCTCTCGCCCACGGAGACAGCCCAGCGCCTGTCCCTGAGCGAAGGCGCGGTGCGGGTCGCCTTGCATCGCGGCCTCGCGGCCCTGGCGGCTGCCGCCAGAAGGAGTGAGACATGA
- a CDS encoding DUF2282 domain-containing protein: MNRRTASLAIAGSLLSALALSAMPASADDAKEKCFGIALAGQNDCASEGGNSCAGTSKVDYDKAAWKLVPKGSCETTMIKLPDGMERAGSLMPIES; the protein is encoded by the coding sequence ATGAATCGCCGTACTGCCAGCCTTGCCATCGCTGGCTCTCTGCTCAGCGCGCTCGCTTTGTCCGCCATGCCCGCCAGCGCCGATGACGCCAAGGAAAAGTGCTTCGGTATCGCCCTTGCCGGCCAGAATGATTGCGCCTCTGAAGGCGGTAATTCCTGCGCCGGCACCTCGAAGGTCGATTACGACAAAGCGGCGTGGAAGCTGGTGCCGAAGGGCAGCTGCGAAACGACGATGATCAAGCTGCCGGACGGCATGGAGCGGGCCGGCTCGCTGATGCCGATCGAATCCTGA
- a CDS encoding DUF692 domain-containing protein, translated as MSVPVSPDKYMTSPIPACAGIGLRPLHYADILSQPPKVGWIEVHPENYLTAGGPQHRALTAARQIYPLSFHGVGLSLGGLARPDPAHLARLRVLIARYQPALFSEHLAWSSHGGAFMNDLLPIPYTEAALDRLVAHVDETQECIGRQILIENPSLYLRLQDSDMRETEFLRELTARSGCGLLLDINNVHVSARNCGFDSGTYLADYPLDHVREIHLAGHMAEVDDGGAEVLIDAHNTSVSAAVWALYRWVVRVVGPLPTLIEWDQDLPDWRILLAEAASADRILAEEVPHADVA; from the coding sequence ATGTCAGTGCCCGTCTCCCCCGACAAGTACATGACCAGCCCGATCCCGGCGTGTGCCGGGATCGGGCTGCGGCCGCTGCATTATGCCGATATCCTCTCGCAGCCGCCGAAGGTCGGCTGGATCGAGGTGCATCCTGAAAACTATCTCACCGCCGGCGGGCCGCAGCACCGGGCCCTGACCGCGGCACGGCAGATTTATCCGCTGTCGTTTCACGGCGTCGGCCTGTCGCTGGGCGGCCTTGCGCGACCGGACCCGGCGCATCTTGCGCGGCTGCGCGTGCTCATCGCGCGCTATCAGCCGGCGCTTTTTTCCGAGCATCTCGCCTGGTCCAGCCATGGCGGCGCGTTCATGAACGATCTGCTGCCGATTCCCTATACCGAGGCGGCGCTCGATCGGCTGGTGGCTCATGTCGATGAAACGCAGGAATGCATCGGCCGGCAGATCCTCATCGAGAATCCGTCGCTCTATCTGCGCCTTCAGGACAGCGACATGCGGGAAACAGAATTCCTGCGCGAACTCACCGCCCGCAGCGGCTGCGGCCTGCTGCTCGACATCAACAATGTCCATGTCTCGGCCCGCAATTGCGGTTTCGATTCCGGCACCTATCTCGCCGACTATCCATTGGATCACGTGCGCGAGATCCATCTCGCCGGCCACATGGCCGAGGTTGATGATGGCGGAGCCGAGGTGCTGATCGACGCGCACAATACCAGCGTCTCGGCGGCGGTCTGGGCACTCTATCGGTGGGTGGTGCGAGTGGTTGGTCCGCTGCCGACGCTGATCGAATGGGACCAGGATTTGCCCGATTGGCGTATCCTGCTCGCGGAAGCAGCCAGCGCCGATCGCATCCTCGCCGAGGAGGTGCCGCATGCCGACGTCGCCTGA
- a CDS encoding putative DNA-binding domain-containing protein, whose protein sequence is MPTSPDRIAAFAGALWATERAVPEGLLPAARFALHRNNVYASLVGCLAARFPVILRLLGEDCFRQSTRHFVEVSPPRSPVLMEYGAGFADFLAGFAPLRELSYLADVARLEWHRHVALHGADAAPLDRTTLAAVPPDRMPDLVLALHPTAEILSSAYPVLSIWQANAVAAATVPVGADLPGESVLIVRPLDEVLLLPLSVAAAGFLRTLMRGLTLGEAAEAAGMIAADFDLSQALAPLLRDNVFTGFHLANSCERT, encoded by the coding sequence ATGCCGACGTCGCCTGATCGCATCGCCGCCTTCGCCGGCGCCTTGTGGGCGACGGAGAGGGCCGTGCCGGAGGGGCTGCTGCCGGCCGCGCGCTTTGCCCTCCACCGCAACAATGTCTATGCGAGTTTGGTCGGCTGCCTCGCGGCACGCTTCCCGGTGATCCTGCGGTTGCTGGGCGAGGATTGTTTCCGCCAATCCACCCGTCATTTCGTCGAGGTCTCGCCGCCGCGCTCGCCGGTGTTGATGGAATATGGCGCGGGCTTCGCCGATTTTCTTGCCGGCTTCGCGCCCCTGCGGGAGCTTTCTTATCTTGCCGATGTCGCGCGGCTGGAATGGCATCGGCATGTGGCCCTGCACGGTGCCGATGCCGCGCCCCTGGACCGCACGACGCTTGCCGCCGTGCCGCCGGACCGGATGCCGGACCTGGTCCTGGCGCTGCATCCGACCGCCGAGATTCTGAGTTCGGCCTATCCCGTCCTGTCGATCTGGCAGGCCAATGCTGTTGCGGCTGCGACAGTGCCTGTCGGTGCTGATCTGCCGGGTGAGAGCGTACTCATCGTGCGGCCGCTTGACGAGGTTCTGCTGCTGCCATTGAGCGTTGCCGCGGCGGGCTTCCTGCGAACCCTCATGCGCGGTCTCACCTTGGGTGAGGCGGCGGAAGCGGCTGGGATGATCGCCGCCGATTTTGATCTCTCCCAGGCACTGGCGCCCTTGCTGCGCGACAATGTCTTCACCGGATTTCACCTTGCCAACTCTTGCGAACGGACATGA
- a CDS encoding DoxX family protein — protein sequence MIMLLKNLIGLFARIPQDLIALLARLGIGVVFLRSGLLKLDGWDNGNTLALFQYEYQLPLIPPELAAPLAMAMELTVPLFLFAGLGTRFAALALLGMTLVIQTFVYPNAFDTHAVWAVALLVLIKFGGGTFSADHVLGRLAGQRESLRAGAA from the coding sequence ATGATCATGTTGCTGAAGAATCTTATCGGCCTCTTTGCCCGCATTCCCCAGGACCTCATCGCGCTGCTGGCGCGACTTGGCATCGGCGTGGTGTTCCTGCGCTCCGGTCTCCTCAAGCTCGACGGCTGGGACAATGGCAACACGCTGGCGCTGTTCCAGTATGAATATCAGCTGCCGCTCATTCCGCCTGAACTCGCAGCGCCCCTGGCGATGGCGATGGAACTCACCGTGCCGCTCTTTCTGTTTGCGGGCCTGGGTACGCGCTTTGCAGCCTTGGCCCTCCTTGGCATGACGCTGGTGATCCAGACCTTCGTCTACCCGAACGCGTTCGACACCCATGCCGTCTGGGCGGTGGCGCTGCTCGTCCTCATCAAGTTCGGCGGCGGGACGTTCTCAGCCGATCATGTGCTGGGGCGGCTTGCCGGTCAGCGCGAATCCTTGCGCGCCGGCGCGGCATAG
- a CDS encoding MFS transporter has translation MTPLTFGIILRALGPFAAGYFTSYLFRVVNAAISDDLIAELHLSNTDLGLMTSMYLYGFVLFQLPLGLLLDRFGPRLVQTWLLMLAATGAAWFALGDSTLSLAGARLLIGIGLGGCLMSAFKANAMWLPPERLALGNSTVVTFGGLGFLCGTYPANLAVDLIGWRSLFAVLVVFTLCVTASIFFLVPKRDDDHRPVALIGQLRGYLGIFKDPIFWRVAPMVAAISGTFIAVQTLWATRWMTDVGGLDRHAAGQQLMVLGLAFAVGSLLTGIIADRVQRHGIGLKTVVAGAFTLYAAAQLAMIFALPVPLPLIWIVYGFTGQAANLGYATLGAHFGRDLAGRAQSAANLMLFLASALFQSSIGWILDRLGTEGGTSPMTSYAIAFGALPHPAGAGLRLVRDRPLCRAGAQGFALTGKPPQHMIG, from the coding sequence ATGACGCCGTTGACCTTCGGCATCATTCTGCGCGCCCTGGGGCCGTTCGCCGCCGGCTATTTCACATCCTACCTCTTCCGCGTGGTGAACGCCGCCATCTCCGACGATCTCATCGCCGAGCTTCATTTGAGCAACACCGATCTCGGCCTGATGACCTCGATGTATCTCTATGGCTTCGTGCTGTTCCAGTTGCCCCTCGGGCTGCTCCTCGACCGCTTCGGCCCGCGCCTGGTGCAGACCTGGCTGCTGATGCTGGCGGCAACCGGTGCCGCCTGGTTCGCACTCGGTGACAGCACTTTGAGCCTGGCCGGTGCGCGCCTGCTCATCGGCATCGGCCTTGGCGGCTGCCTGATGTCGGCCTTCAAGGCCAATGCCATGTGGCTGCCACCGGAGCGCCTGGCCCTCGGCAATTCGACCGTGGTGACCTTCGGCGGCCTCGGCTTCCTGTGCGGGACCTACCCCGCCAACCTCGCCGTCGACCTCATCGGCTGGCGGTCCCTTTTTGCCGTGCTGGTGGTCTTCACTCTCTGCGTCACCGCGTCGATCTTCTTCCTGGTACCGAAACGCGACGACGATCACCGCCCGGTGGCGCTCATCGGCCAGCTGCGCGGCTATCTCGGCATCTTCAAGGATCCGATCTTCTGGCGCGTGGCACCCATGGTGGCGGCCATCTCCGGCACCTTCATCGCGGTGCAGACGCTGTGGGCCACGCGCTGGATGACCGACGTTGGGGGTCTCGACCGCCACGCCGCCGGCCAACAATTGATGGTGCTGGGCCTCGCCTTCGCGGTGGGGTCTCTCCTCACCGGCATCATCGCCGATCGAGTGCAGCGCCACGGCATCGGCCTCAAAACCGTGGTGGCCGGCGCCTTCACGCTCTATGCCGCGGCCCAGCTCGCCATGATTTTCGCCCTGCCCGTACCGCTGCCCCTCATCTGGATCGTCTACGGCTTCACCGGCCAGGCCGCCAATCTCGGCTATGCAACCCTGGGCGCCCATTTTGGCCGCGACCTTGCCGGCCGCGCACAATCGGCCGCCAACCTCATGCTGTTCCTGGCCTCGGCCCTGTTCCAATCCTCGATCGGCTGGATTCTCGATCGCCTGGGGACAGAGGGCGGCACCTCGCCCATGACCAGCTACGCCATTGCCTTCGGCGCGCTCCCTCATCCTGCAGGTGCTGGCCTTCGCCTGGTACGTGACCGGCCGCTATGCCGCGCCGGCGCGCAAGGATTCGCGCTGACCGGCAAGCCGCCCCAGCACATGATCGGCTGA
- a CDS encoding DMT family transporter: protein MSENAASLHRKGTLLVIAAAICWSLGGLIARQITADPWVIVAWRGSIAALALLIFLLIRDGKQTWSHFRNMGPGGIGVGICFATASISFVIALQHATVALILVVQSTAPLMAGLLAWAWMREKLGWPRIIAMAVALGGIALMFSKAEGHTDATGTILSVVIAVAFAIATVLTRRYSHVRMTPATCLGTALMGVIGFAIAGFDALHISSSDLFYLFLFGAVQLAIGLILFTTGARLIPAAEAALISLVETVLGAFWVFLFLGENPGVYALYGGALVLAAVAGNTLYDQRRAARQPLNVA, encoded by the coding sequence ATGTCGGAGAATGCCGCGTCGCTGCACCGGAAGGGCACCTTGCTCGTCATCGCAGCGGCGATCTGTTGGAGCCTGGGTGGCCTCATTGCGCGCCAGATCACGGCCGATCCCTGGGTCATCGTCGCCTGGCGCGGTAGCATCGCCGCTTTGGCGCTGCTCATTTTCCTGCTCATCCGCGACGGAAAGCAGACGTGGAGCCATTTCCGCAATATGGGGCCGGGCGGCATCGGCGTCGGCATCTGTTTCGCCACCGCCTCGATCTCCTTCGTGATCGCCCTCCAGCACGCGACCGTGGCACTCATCCTGGTGGTGCAATCGACCGCACCGCTGATGGCTGGCCTCCTCGCCTGGGCCTGGATGCGCGAAAAGCTGGGCTGGCCGCGCATCATCGCCATGGCCGTGGCGCTGGGCGGCATCGCGCTCATGTTCTCGAAGGCCGAGGGACATACCGACGCCACCGGCACGATCCTCTCCGTGGTGATCGCGGTCGCCTTCGCCATCGCAACCGTGCTCACTCGCCGCTACAGCCATGTGCGCATGACGCCGGCCACCTGCCTCGGCACCGCGCTCATGGGTGTCATCGGCTTCGCCATTGCCGGTTTCGACGCCTTGCATATATCCAGCAGCGATCTCTTTTATCTGTTCCTGTTCGGCGCCGTGCAGTTGGCAATCGGCCTCATCCTCTTCACCACCGGAGCGCGCCTGATCCCGGCCGCCGAGGCAGCGCTCATCTCGCTCGTCGAAACCGTGCTCGGCGCTTTCTGGGTGTTCCTGTTCCTCGGTGAGAATCCCGGCGTCTACGCGCTTTATGGCGGCGCCCTCGTGCTGGCGGCGGTCGCCGGCAACACGCTCTACGACCAGCGCCGCGCCGCCCGCCAACCGCTCAACGTCGCATGA
- a CDS encoding LysR family transcriptional regulator, with protein MSPSLKGLKAVEAALRLGSFVAAATELNVTQTAISRLVKLVEGQIGQTLFERHANSLVPTPAGRSLAPLLDDAFRRIEAAVDSVRRTTLPGLSVAAGPTFAMRWLIPRLQHFQRQHPGIEVRMVTAIDDHVTLRPDWAATIRLSSAPLPGLLADPLFSAALFPVAAPTLAASIRKQADLQHHTLLEVAHAPKEWPRWLAESGLDPARFRRRLSFDYSTYAIQAALDGLGIALVRAPYVQDDLDAGRLVRLFDLALVDPGKAWHLIYRAEALSDPPFSAFRAWLLAEVQRSSAQDG; from the coding sequence ATGTCCCCCTCCCTCAAGGGATTGAAGGCGGTCGAGGCCGCGCTCCGCTTGGGCAGCTTCGTGGCCGCCGCCACGGAACTCAACGTCACCCAGACCGCCATCAGCCGCCTGGTGAAACTGGTCGAGGGGCAGATCGGCCAGACCCTCTTCGAGCGCCACGCCAACTCCCTCGTCCCCACCCCGGCCGGCCGCAGCCTGGCGCCCCTCCTCGACGATGCCTTCCGGCGCATCGAGGCCGCGGTCGACAGCGTGCGGCGGACTACCCTGCCCGGCCTCTCGGTCGCGGCCGGTCCCACCTTCGCCATGCGCTGGCTCATTCCGCGCCTGCAGCATTTCCAGCGCCAGCATCCGGGCATCGAGGTGCGCATGGTGACGGCGATCGACGATCATGTGACCCTGCGCCCGGACTGGGCCGCCACCATCCGCCTCAGCAGCGCGCCGCTGCCTGGCTTGCTGGCCGATCCCCTGTTCAGCGCCGCCCTCTTTCCCGTGGCGGCGCCCACTTTGGCCGCCAGCATCCGGAAGCAGGCCGACCTCCAGCACCACACGCTCCTCGAAGTGGCCCATGCGCCCAAGGAATGGCCGCGCTGGCTGGCGGAAAGTGGGCTCGATCCCGCGCGCTTCCGCCGCCGCCTCTCTTTCGACTATTCGACCTATGCGATCCAGGCGGCCCTTGACGGGCTCGGCATCGCTTTGGTGCGGGCACCCTATGTGCAGGACGATCTCGATGCCGGAAGGCTGGTGCGGCTCTTCGATCTCGCCCTGGTCGATCCGGGCAAGGCCTGGCACCTTATCTACCGCGCCGAAGCGCTGAGCGACCCGCCCTTCTCCGCCTTCCGCGCCTGGCTTCTGGCCGAGGTGCAGCGCAGCAGCGCACAAGACGGCTAG
- a CDS encoding lytic murein transglycosylase yields the protein MRALVKLEKSKLQAGRIVPAMVLSALLTACAAPPPPAPVVAAPAPAPAPAPAAPAVTSAVPDFTQITQTSCPGTAASYDEWVARFGAYALHQGQREPVIRLAFADVTENPKIRDRAGKQAEFVTPVWTYLERAVSAERIAKGQAKLPEVRGLAAQIESEYGVSAATLMGIWGIETDFGNNFGDVNVFEALSNVGYGTSRKDFACTELMSALKIVSAGKVQPNQMIGSWAGAMGHSQFLPSNYLTIAVDRDGSGAPDLWTSMPDVFASTANHLKRDGWQPGLTWGFEVKLPQGFPYQEAELDIDKPVSHWQKLGVKSIDGQALPNLPGNTSILVLAGFKGPAFLVTKNFKTILKYNYSTSYALSVAYLGQRVMGGPGVKATWPVDEPPLALEEREELQQRLVDRGLLAGAVDGVIGLKSRKAIRAFQLEARLPADGFATKALLEELRRRAAS from the coding sequence ATGCGTGCGCTGGTGAAGCTGGAAAAGTCGAAGTTGCAGGCGGGCAGGATCGTCCCGGCGATGGTGCTGTCGGCGCTGCTCACTGCCTGCGCGGCACCCCCACCCCCGGCGCCGGTCGTGGCTGCCCCCGCACCGGCCCCCGCGCCAGCACCGGCCGCACCTGCCGTGACGTCCGCCGTCCCCGATTTTACCCAGATCACGCAGACGAGCTGCCCCGGCACGGCCGCCAGCTATGACGAATGGGTCGCCCGCTTCGGCGCCTATGCGCTCCATCAGGGGCAGCGGGAGCCGGTTATCCGCTTGGCTTTCGCCGATGTCACCGAGAACCCGAAGATCCGCGACCGCGCCGGTAAGCAGGCCGAGTTCGTGACGCCGGTCTGGACCTATCTGGAGCGCGCCGTGTCTGCCGAGCGGATTGCCAAGGGACAGGCGAAGCTGCCGGAAGTGCGGGGCTTGGCCGCGCAGATCGAGTCCGAGTATGGCGTCAGTGCCGCCACCCTCATGGGCATCTGGGGCATCGAGACCGATTTCGGCAATAATTTCGGCGACGTCAATGTGTTCGAGGCGCTCTCCAATGTCGGCTATGGCACCAGCCGCAAGGATTTCGCCTGCACCGAATTGATGTCGGCGTTGAAGATCGTCTCGGCCGGCAAGGTGCAGCCCAACCAGATGATCGGCTCCTGGGCCGGCGCCATGGGGCACAGCCAGTTCCTCCCCTCGAACTACCTCACCATCGCGGTCGACCGTGATGGCTCGGGTGCGCCCGACCTGTGGACCTCGATGCCGGATGTGTTCGCCTCGACCGCCAACCATCTGAAGCGCGACGGCTGGCAGCCGGGCCTCACCTGGGGTTTCGAGGTGAAGTTGCCGCAGGGCTTTCCCTATCAGGAGGCCGAGCTCGATATCGACAAGCCGGTCAGCCATTGGCAGAAGCTCGGCGTGAAGTCGATCGACGGCCAGGCCCTGCCCAACCTGCCGGGCAATACGTCGATCCTGGTGCTGGCTGGCTTTAAGGGGCCGGCCTTCCTGGTCACCAAGAACTTCAAGACGATCCTTAAATACAACTACTCGACCTCCTATGCGCTGTCGGTCGCCTATCTCGGCCAGCGCGTGATGGGTGGGCCGGGGGTGAAGGCTACGTGGCCGGTAGATGAGCCGCCGCTGGCGCTCGAGGAACGGGAAGAGCTGCAGCAGCGCCTGGTCGATCGCGGCCTGCTGGCGGGTGCCGTCGACGGTGTGATCGGGCTGAAGAGCCGCAAGGCGATCCGCGCCTTCCAGCTGGAAGCAAGGTTGCCGGCGGACGGATTCGCGACCAAGGCCTTGCTCGAAGAACTGCGCCGCCGCGCGGCCAGCTGA
- the yajC gene encoding preprotein translocase subunit YajC: MFISEAYAQTAAAAPGAADMLTSFLPLVLIFVVFWFLMIRPQQKRMKEHKALVSAAKKGDKIVTNGGILGTITKAVDSEIDVEVEIAPGVKVRVLRSAIQDVLNRTMPAGKGGKVVEAKAETKNEGANDA, encoded by the coding sequence ATGTTCATTTCAGAAGCTTACGCGCAGACGGCCGCCGCCGCGCCGGGCGCCGCCGACATGCTGACCAGCTTTCTGCCGCTGGTCCTCATCTTCGTTGTGTTCTGGTTCCTGATGATTCGCCCGCAGCAGAAGCGCATGAAGGAACATAAGGCGCTGGTCAGTGCGGCGAAGAAGGGCGACAAGATCGTCACCAATGGCGGCATCCTCGGCACGATCACAAAGGCGGTCGACAGCGAGATCGATGTCGAGGTCGAAATCGCCCCCGGCGTCAAAGTGCGCGTGCTGCGCTCGGCCATCCAGGACGTGCTCAACCGCACCATGCCGGCGGGCAAGGGCGGCAAAGTCGTCGAAGCCAAGGCCGAGACCAAGAATGAAGGCGCCAACGACGCCTGA
- the secD gene encoding protein translocase subunit SecD, with protein MLQFSKFKITLILAVLLAGLYTAMPNLFSAGQVANLPSWLPARTVSLGLDLQGGSHLLYEVDTAALVKGKLDGVEDEVRAAMRDAKLGYTDLGVKGEQVSFKLRDLSALDAARTALAKATTGMQLDIAADGAVSISFSDAALAELKKHAVEQSIEIINKRIDQTGTKEPTIIRQGDDRIVVQVPGVSDPQRLKDLIGKTAKMEFKMVDETAEATGTAPPTSIQLPELDDDGKPGRLLWIKKPVMVSGETLIEAQQGFDGGMPIVSFKFDSVGARKFGDATKANVGKRFAIVLDNQIISAPKINDAILGGSGIISGNFTTESARDLAILLRAGALPAPLTVLEERTVGADLGADPIEAGKRACLIAVVFIAVAMVVLYGLFGVFANVAMMLNGVLMLGFLSAIGATLTVPGIAGMVLTLGMAVDANVLILERVREEMRNGRSPVNAMEAGYREAQATIFDANVTHAISTMFLFAFGSGPIKGFAITLLIGIVSSVFTAVVVTRLMTSVWLRQARPKALPL; from the coding sequence ATGCTGCAGTTCTCAAAATTCAAGATCACGCTGATCCTGGCGGTGTTGCTGGCCGGTCTCTACACAGCGATGCCGAACCTGTTCAGCGCCGGGCAGGTTGCCAACCTGCCGTCCTGGCTGCCGGCGCGCACAGTGAGCCTCGGCCTCGACCTGCAGGGCGGATCGCATCTGCTTTATGAAGTCGACACAGCAGCACTCGTCAAAGGCAAGCTTGACGGCGTCGAGGACGAAGTCCGTGCCGCGATGCGCGATGCCAAGCTCGGCTACACCGATCTCGGCGTGAAGGGCGAGCAGGTCAGCTTCAAGCTGCGCGATCTCAGCGCGCTGGATGCGGCACGCACGGCGCTTGCCAAGGCGACGACGGGCATGCAGCTCGATATCGCCGCCGATGGTGCCGTCAGCATTTCATTCTCCGACGCAGCTTTGGCCGAACTGAAGAAGCATGCGGTCGAACAGTCGATCGAGATCATCAACAAGCGTATCGACCAGACCGGCACCAAGGAACCGACCATCATCCGCCAGGGCGATGACCGCATCGTCGTGCAGGTGCCGGGCGTCAGCGATCCGCAGCGCCTGAAGGATCTCATCGGCAAGACCGCCAAGATGGAATTCAAGATGGTCGACGAGACCGCGGAAGCGACCGGGACCGCGCCGCCGACCTCGATCCAGCTCCCCGAACTCGATGATGACGGCAAGCCCGGTCGCCTGCTGTGGATCAAGAAGCCGGTGATGGTGTCGGGTGAAACGTTGATCGAGGCCCAGCAGGGTTTCGACGGCGGCATGCCGATCGTGAGCTTCAAATTCGATTCCGTGGGTGCGCGCAAATTTGGCGACGCCACCAAGGCAAATGTCGGCAAGCGCTTTGCGATCGTGCTCGACAACCAGATCATCAGCGCGCCGAAGATCAACGATGCGATCCTGGGCGGCAGCGGCATCATCAGCGGCAATTTCACGACGGAATCGGCGCGCGACCTCGCCATCCTGCTGCGCGCCGGCGCCCTGCCGGCGCCGCTCACGGTGCTGGAGGAGCGCACGGTCGGTGCCGATCTCGGCGCCGATCCGATCGAGGCCGGCAAGCGCGCCTGCCTCATCGCGGTTGTCTTCATCGCCGTGGCCATGGTCGTGCTCTATGGCCTGTTCGGCGTGTTCGCGAATGTCGCCATGATGCTCAACGGCGTCCTGATGCTGGGCTTCCTCTCTGCCATCGGCGCCACGCTGACCGTCCCCGGCATCGCCGGCATGGTGCTGACGCTGGGCATGGCGGTCGACGCCAACGTGCTGATCCTGGAGCGCGTGCGCGAGGAGATGCGCAATGGCCGCTCGCCGGTCAATGCGATGGAGGCCGGCTACCGCGAGGCGCAGGCAACCATCTTCGATGCCAACGTCACCCATGCAATTTCGACCATGTTCCTGTTCGCCTTCGGCTCCGGACCGATCAAAGGCTTCGCCATCACGCTCCTCATCGGCATCGTCAGTTCGGTCTTCACCGCCGTGGTCGTGACACGGTTGATGACGTCGGTCTGGCTCCGCCAAGCGCGCCCCAAAGCGCTGCCGTTGTAA